The nucleotide sequence CTCGGGTAAAGTCAAGAAATACTCTTGATAGTCTTGTCTTGAGAGTTGTTGATATATTTGACGCAAGTCTTTCCCTTCTGGATCGTTAGTCACGCCCAGAGTTAAGCGGCTAATTAATTCATCCCCATCAGCAGGAATATTTTCTACTGTATATCCTGCTTGTTTTAAGGCTTTAAGGACCTCTATACAACTGGCTGGTGTATCTAATCCTACCCCATTGGCAATTCTTCCATCTCGGTTGGGATAGTTGGCTAAAATGAGGGCTATTTTTCGCTCTTGTATCGGTGTCTGTTTTAAGCGTACCCAATTAGCCGCCATAAGCGCGACAAAATTGATTCTATCGAGTTGAGGTTGATAAACCACTACATCGGTTTCTAATATCTCATTCCAAGTTTTAACCCCTTTAAATGAAACCGCAGTGGTGATAATTCTTCCATCCACTTCCGGCAGCGCTACATTCATGGCTACATCTCGTGGCGTTAGTCCGGCAAAAGAATTCTCCCATTGTTCGAGTGTTCCCCCACTCAAAATAACTTGTAATACTGGTACGTCTAATTTTTCCCAAAAGGATAACCTCGTAGGCGTTAAATCTTTATTAAATTCTGCTTCTGCTGCGTCTAGTTGTGCTATAGCAAAACTGGTAGTATTGAGTAAAACTTGTATCGAGTCGGAGTCACTGGCTTGAAAAAGGGTGAGTAGGATTTCTTGAACGTCGGGTTCTCGGAGTGAAGAAACAAAGACGGGAACCGGTTCTAAATGCCGCTCTATTAACGCTTGACAGAGGGCATCGATAGGTAAAGTATTAGCGGCTAAATAATGGGCACGATAAAACAATAAACCCACTTTGGCATAAGTTGTTTTTGCTGTGGGTTTTTTCCAGTCATATATCCCCACTCGGGGAACCACTTGAGGAGGAGGAGGATTATAACTGGTATTTAAACCGACATCCGCGACAAACTTTAAAGCATTCAGCCAATTTTCTCTACCCCCTTCTGTCAGATAACGCCATAGCTGATAGACATCCGCCAAAGAAGCACTAGAATGACTCATTAAATTGGGATCAGGGCGCTCATCTCCTGGCAAAATAAAAACAGTCGTCTGCTTATTGTCCGCTATTTCTTCAATCACTTCTAAACCGTAAGACCAATAGGAACGCCCCCCCAATAGTCGTACAATAATAATATCAGCCGCTTCTAGAACCGCCTCAGCATAAGTATCAATACTCAACTGCTGTTGAAGCTGTAAAAGATTCACCACTCGTAAAGAGGGAAACTCGGCAGGAAGATTAGTTACCGCACCGGCTAGGGTTTGAATATCTGTATCAGCCGCAGTAAGAATTATAATTGAGGCCGGGGTTTGTTCAACAAAAATCACCCCTTCTGTAGATGAATTCCAACCTCCTGGTGTAGTTGCCCTCCGGTGCATGATTTCCCTTATCTTTAAAAAACATTAGATTTCCAGTCAACTGACATATCTAGAGCGATCCTAATAGATAGCAGAGTCTATGCTGCTGACTTATATATGAAGCACGATAATGGACAGTTCTCAAGTGTTCGTTTTCCGTCGAAAGGTGTCCCAACAGACGCTCTCAGCACTCTGTCGTCTTTTAGAACAGATATCTGCCCACATCGGACAGGAAGCTATTCTATTAACACAGGAGACACTATTTCCCGAACAGCAGAGAGGTAAAAATCCTTGGGGAACGGAATGTTTACAACTGCTCATTGCCCCACAAATGAGTATTCTTTTGCTAGGGAATTTTTCTGTGCCAGATTCATTGTATCAAATCAGTTTAACTTGGGATAGTCAAACAATTCAGGATTTGTTAACTCAACTGACTCCTTCAGTTACTTTACCCCAGGAGTTAGAACAGTATTTAACTCAATCCCAGTTAAGTCCGGTTGTAGGAGCTATTAAAGAGTTTAATCTCTTTTTCTCGAATCTGTTAGAAATTTTCTGGAGTGAGGGGAATGAAACCCCACAGATGAAGTGTATTCATGCTTCTGTCTGTCAACCCATAGAAGAAGCTTTGCGGCAACAAGTAGAACAAGAACGGTTGCTTAATCAAGTAATCACTCAAATTCGTCACAGTTTAGAACTCCCTGTCGTGTTAGAAACGGCAGTGACAGAAGTGAGAAATTTCCTGCAAGTTGATCGCTTATTAATCTATCAGTTTAGTTCACATCCTTCTGAAACTGAAACTAAACAGACTTTTCCCAACGGATGGGGAAAAATCACTTATGAAGCTAGGGCTTCTCAACTTGTCCCCTCTCTGTTAAATATGATTCCTGAAGATGATTGTTTTTCTTATCTTCCTCAGTATCAAGATAAATACCGTCGCGGCACAGTGGTAGCTGTTGAAAATGTAGAAACTCAATATTCCTCCTCTTTTTGCTTGACCGAATTTTTAAGACATAATCAAGTGCTTTCACTTTTGATAGCCCCGATTATTGTAGAAGATCAATTGTGGGGTTTGATTATTGCTCATCAATGTTTTAAAAAACGCCAATGGTTAGAAACCGAAAAAGAGTTTCTCGGACATATCGGCGAACATTTAGCAATTGCCATTCAACAAGCACTCTTATATAAGCAAGTCCAAGAGCAGAAGCAATTTTTTGAAAAACGGGTATTTGAATGTACTGAAGAACTGCGGAGTAGTATCGCGGTTGCTCAATCAGCCCATTTATCTAAAAGTGAATTTTTGTCCAATATTAGCCATGAATTACTCACTCCTTTAACTTGCGTCATCGGCTTAGCTGGAACTTTGCTTCATTGGTCAGGTGAACAGTCTTCGCTTTCGCCAGAAAAACAGCGCAAATACATTGAAAGTATCCAAAAAAATGGCAAAAAATTGATGGATTTAATCAATGATATTTTAGATTATTCTAGTATTACTTCAGGAGATTATCAGTTAAATATTCATGAATTTTCCCTTTATTCAGTGGTGAATTCTGTCCTGAGAGATTTTGCCTCAGAAGCTCAGAAAAAGTCCATTGATTTAATTTTAGATTTTCAAGTCCAAAAAGAAGAAAATGATTTTTATGCCGACCGAGAAAGAATTAAACAAATTCTCAGTCATTTAATCAGCAATGCCATTAAATTTACGCCAGATCAAGGTAAAGTTACTTTAAGAATATGGCGAGAAAAAAGTCAAGTATTCTTTCAAGTAGAAGATACAGGCATCGGAATTTCCCAAGAACAATTACCGTTATTGTTTGAAAAATTTCAACAGCTAGAAAAAGCTAGACAAAGGACTCATGGCGGCACGGGTTTAGGATTAGCTTTAACCAAACAATTAGTTGAACTTCATCGCGGAACAATTGAAGTTGAATCTACCCCAGAACAAGGCTCTTTATTTACCGTTCGTATTCCCAACAATATTAATTTAAAAAACAAAAAATTATTAACTAACGAAACGAATAATGTTAATAAATCGGCGCAAAATAAAACCATAATCTTGATCTCAAAAGATGAAGAAGCCGCTACCTTGATTTGTGAATTACTAACCGTTAAAAATTATCAAGTTATTTGGCTATTAGATAGTTATCCTAGTATTAGACAAATCGAAATTTTACAACCTTTAATAGTCATTATTGACCAAGAAATTATTCAGAGTCAGGAAATCGGAAAAGCCCTTAAACACTATCCTAAAACCAGTTTTGTTAAAGTGTTAGTTTTGAGAACTTCTTTGCAAAATATCAGTTGGAAATCTTTAGTTAAAAACGGCATTGATGATTATTTAATTAAACCGATTGAACCGACAATTTTACTCAGAAAAATTAGTTTTTTAGGGTCTTTAGCCATTCATAAAGATAAAGCTTAGTTATTAGTCATTAGTCAGAACGTCTTTTTCCCCTTTCCCCTTTCCCCTTTCCCCTTTCCCCTTTCCCGAGGTTATAGTCATGAAACTCGAAGCGATTAAATCCAGTTTAATTGTATCCTGTCAAGCTCCCTCAGACTCTCCCCTACATGATGAAAAAATTATAGCCGCAATGGCTGTGGCTTGCGTACAACGGGGAGCCGCCGGAGTCAGAATTGATACCCCTGCTCATGTTAGAGAAGTTCGGCACAACCTTTCAAAAGTTCCCATCATCGGGCTATGGAAACGACAATTTACTGGCTATGAAGTCTATATTACCCCTCGCTTTGAAGATGCTTTATCCATTGCACAAGCAGGAGCAGATATTATTGCTATTGATGCCACTACTAGAACCCGTCCTTATGGAGAAACCCTCAAGGAATTAGTAAAACGCATCAAAGGAGAATTAGGTCTATTAGTCATGGGAGATGTAGATAGTTTGGAAAATGCCGTAGTGGCGGCTGATGCCGGAGTCGATCTCGTCGGAACTACCCTTTATGGTTATACTCAAGAAACGAAACATTTATCACCCCCAGGCTTTTCTCTATTAAAAGAAATCGTAGAAAAACTCGATATTCCTGCCATTTGTGAAGGGGGAATTAATACCCCAGATCAAGCTAAAATGGCCTTAGAATTAGGGGCTTATGCAGTGGTGGTAGGAGCGGCTATTACCGGCATAGACCTTAAAGTACAGGCTTTTCAAACAGCCTTGGAAAAATTTGTTTCTTAAGATAGTGGTAGAGCGGCTTGTAATAAGCTTTGATAGCAAAGATAAATAAGCAAATAAAAAAAATTCCATGCTGGCAAGGATTATCGTGATAGGCGCTTCTGCTGGAGGCGTTGAAGCATTAAGGGAACTGGTGTCGCACTTACCATCAGACTTACCGGCGGCGGTTTTCGTTGTGCTTCATATTTCGCCTAACAATGGCAGCGTTCTACCAAGCATCCTCAGCCGCGCTGGGTCTTTAAAAGCGATTCATCCCCAACCCGGAGAAGTCATTGCACCGGGGCGCATTTATGTTGCGCCTCCCAATCATCATTTAATCGTCAAATCTGGCATTATTGAACTCAGTAATGGACCAAAAGAAAATAATCATCGTCCTGCTATCGATGTGCTGTTTCGTACCGCCGCACGCGCTTATGACTCTTTAGTCATCGGGGTGGTATTAAGTGGACTTCTCGACGATGGAACCGCAGGGTTATTAGCTATTAAGCAGCGAGGGGGAATTGCTATAGTTCAAGACCCTCATGAAGCCCTCTATTCAGCTATGCCGCGTAGTGCTATAGAGAATGTAGAGGTAGATTATATTCTACCTGTATCGGAAATTGCTGCCACCTTAAAACAACTGGTGAATGAACCCGTAGAAAGAAGACAAGAAACTCCCCTGTCTAGTGATCTCGAAATGGAATCTGATATGGCCGAATTAGAACCAGCCGCAATGCAAAATGACGAACGACCCGGAACGCCATCCGCTTTTGCTTGTCCTGATTGTGGTGGGGTTTTATGGGAATTAAATGACAGCAATTTGATCCGATTTCGCTGCCGCACAGGTCACGCTTTTTCGGTAGAGAGTTTATTGGCGCAGCAGTCGGAGGCGCTGGAGGAGGCTTTGTGGACAGCTTTGAGGGCTTTAGAAGAGACGGCAGCCCTTAGAGAACGGATGTTTCAACGGGCGAGTCAATCCGGTCATCGTGGCATAGCTGAGATCTATAAAGAACAGGCACACACAGCCAAGCAACAGGCACTCATCATCCGACAAGCGCTTTTGAATGGTCTTAACGGCAAAGATCAGTCAGCCGAAGCCTAATTGAGGGAAAAGGTTCAAAAAAAAGGCATGAACTCATTCAAGAAAATTGCTTAAGCTGAGTTCTTCGGTTTTATATTTACCTTTACCTTTTTCTTTTTCCTCTTCCCGCAATTAAAGAGAGGGTATTACTTTTGTCCTGCTTTAATACACTTTTCTACTAAAGCGCTGACAGCTTCTACATCTTGCCAACCCAAAATTTCCGTGACTTTCTTTTCTAAGTTTTTGTAAGTTTTGAAAAACTCGGCAATCTCATTTAAACGATGGGGAGCAATATCTTTTAAAGACTTTACCTCAGCATAACGAGGGTCTTTAACCGGCACACAGAGTAATTTTTCATCTCGATCTCCTCCATCGATCATTTCCAGCATTCCAATCGGTCTTGCGGCAATTACACAACCCGGAAAAGTTGGTTGATCCATAATCACCATTCCGTCTAAAGGATCGCCATCATCAGCGAGAGTATTGGGAATAAAACCATAATCAAAAGGATATTGCACCGAGGCATAAAGCACCCGATCTAAGGCAAAAGCATTTAAATCTTTATCAAACTCATATTTATTTTTACTCCCTGCGGGAATTTCAATCAACACGTTAAGGATACCCGGTTTAGGTTGAGCAGGAATAAGCGATAAATCCACAAACACTCTCCGAAAATAAAAAGTTTTAATTGACTTCTTGACTGATGAGAACTATCAGCCTACCTCAAGCAATTTTACACAGAATTGGGCGCGACTCGATCTTTTAAATTTAAATTAATCAAGACAGGACAAACGCTGCCTGTCTTTAGTGATGATGAACTTAGAATTCACGAGGAATAATTGCCGCCACTCCTGTAGTGGAAAATTCGCGAATCGCATTAAGCGCAACATTAAACAATTTTTGCGGCTGCAAATCATCTTGAACTAAAGCCCAGATCCTTTGTACTTCTTCAGTATGAACCCGGTCATCTTCGGTTACAGCTAGTAACAATTGATTTCGCAGATAACGCCCTTCGTCAGATAAAAGATAGGTTATTCCTAGTCTAGCAGTGGGTAATATATCAAAATTTCCATCACTACGGGCAATCTGAATCATATTTTCTAAGCGTTGCCACTGGAATTTTCCATTTTTAAATAAGACATCGAGTAACCTACGCCGCAGTTGGGGAGATTCACCGGTTAATAAGCGCCGCGCTACATAGGGATAACCCACTTGCACGATTTTGAAATTGGGGTCTAAACTGAGGGCTAATCCTTCTTGAGTAATCAAAGAGCGAATAATTAAGGCAAATTTGGCCGGCACTCGGAAAGGATATTCATACATCAACTCAGAAAAATCATCGGTGATGGTTTTGAAGTTGAAGTCTCCTACACTTTGCCCGATGGCATTGCCTAAAACTCTTTCTAGAGCGGGTATAATCGGTCTAATATCGGTATCTGCGGTTAAAAAGCCCAGTTTAACAAAATCTTCTGCTAAGGCTTGGTAATCTCGATTGATCAGTTGCACCACTGATGAGGCGATCGTTTCTTTCGTCTCTTCTTCTAACTGATCCATCATGCCAAAATCGATAAAGGCCATGCGACCATCGAGGGTGGCAAATAAGTTACCCGGATGAGGGTCAGCATGGAAAAAGCCATGTTCTAGCAGTTGTTTTAACCCGGAGGTTACGCCTATTTTAATAATCTCATTTGGGTCTATTCCTGCGGCTTTAATCTTATCTGTATCGGTCAGTTTGTAACCCTCAATCCATTCTAGGGTTAACACTCTATTACCACTGTAGCGCCAGTAAATTTTAGGCACTTTTACTTCTGGATCGTTGGCAAAGTTAGCCGCAAATTTTTCGGCGTTACGTCCTTCGTTGACATAATCGATTTCTTCAAATAACTTGATGCCAAATTCATCAATAATGAGGGTTAAATCATGCCCTAAATTTAACGGTAACCATCGCCCAAACCATTTCGCCGCACAGCGCAACAGATGAAGGTCTAAGGTTAGCACGGGTCGTAAATTGGGGCGTTGTACTTTAACCGCTACTTCTTCTCCACTGGGTAAAATGGCTCGATAGACTTGCCCTAAACTTGCTGCGGCTATTGGGTTAGGAGAAATTTCTCGATAAGTTTCGGCTACTGTTCTTCCTAAATCTTGTTTGATTATCGCGAAAGCTATGTCATTATCGAAGGGCGGTAATTGGTCTTGTAGCTTGATTAATTCCTCGAGAAAGTCCTTGCGGATTAAATCAGGTCTGGTAGAGAGTGCTTGACCAACTTTAATAAAGGTCGGCCCGAGACGAGTTAGGGTCGTTCGGATCTCGCTGGCCCGTTTATATTTGTTTCGTTCTACTTGCCCAGTCCACTGATCCCACTTTAAATGGAATAGAAATATTCCAAAGAACCAAATAATGCTGATTGTACGCCAAATAAATAACCAGGGGCGACTGCGGTAGTAGCGGGCGATCGCCTCGGGGTCATAACTTTTTAGTTCTTTGGGAGTGCGCCCTGGGTCTAAGAAAACTTTCTGATGCCGACTCACAAGCTGATCTTTTGCCTCTTTACTCAAAGGGTCTTTCTCTACTGTTAACTCTAGTATATAAAAATACAAATAACTTAACTTAATTATTTTTTCTATCGTTACTATAGATTTTTTTCTATTTATTAGTCTCTAATGACTTGATGGAGGTCGTTTGGCGCGATATTAGAATGAAGAATTTTGCCATCTCGAAACCAAATGATTCGTTGTGAGTGACTGGCGACATCGGCCTCATGAGTAACGATGACCACAGTAATACCATTAGCATTGAGTTCTGCAAAAATATCCATGACTTCGGCGGTGGTACGAGAGTCAAGGGCACCGGTAGGTTCATCAGCTAAAATAAGAATCGGTTGATTAACGATAGCGCGGGCGATGGCGACTCGTTGTTGTTGTCCGCCGGAGAGTTGGTTAGGTTTGTTATACATTCGGTTTTCTAACCCCACTCGGGTTAAAGCGGCTACAGCGCGATCACGTCTAACAGAAGGGGGAACACCAGCATAGACCATCGGTAGCATGACATTTTCTAAAGCATTCATCTGAGGTAAGAGATGAAACTGTTGAAAGACAAAGCCTATTTTTCGGTTACGAATGATGGCTAGAGTGGCATCGGGTAATCTAGAAACATCCAGGTTATCCAGATAATAGCGTCCTGATGTGGGGCGGTCTAAACAACCGATAATATTCATGGCGGTAGACTTTCCGGAACCGGAGGCTCCCATAATGGCACAGTATTCTCCTTGTACCACTGTCAAATTTACTCCACCCAGAGCATTAACGGCGGTTTCTCCTTTGCCATACACTTTAGAGATGTCTTCGAGACGGATAATGATGGGTTGATAGGCAATGGGGTTATCCTGGGACGGTAGATGATCGGATGTTGGGATATAAGGATTAATGGTCATAAGTACCTGGACAAAATTAAAGTTAACTGCGAGTTTGGGGAATGGGCAATGGGGAATGGGCAATGGAGAAGGGTTGTAGGCGTTTTACAATTCTTGACACAGTGGACTTTATTTATGTCCGACTACTTAGACAAGTGAGCTTGTTGCACCTCTTTATTGTATGCTCTGAATTGGCTTGTCTGGCCAATTAGGTTTGAGCGACCCAGGTACAAAGGTAATGAGACAACAATTAGCTATCATAGCTTTCACAGGCGTAATTTTTTTGGGAAACCCGGGAGTCATGCTTATGGCTGAGGCGCAACAGCCGCTTTTAGTGGTGTATCCTCCTCCCAATTATCAAACCAGTGCCAGCCAAATTTTTTTCATTGGGACTGCCGCACCCGAAGGACAAGTTTTTATTAATAATCAGCCGATTCAACGCAGTCAAGCCGGACATTTTGCCCCTAGTTTTCCTTTACAAGTGGGAGAAAATCTTTTTACGGTTCGCTACAAGAATCAAAAAATTAACCTGAAAGTTAAGCGAGTTTCTCAGGAAATTCAACCCCCCACAGGCGCGGGTTTTGCGGCTAATTCTCTAATGCCTTCAGAAGACCTGGTTAGGCTTCCAGATGAGTTAATTTGTTTTGAAGCCATTGCTACCCCGGGTGCAACGGTTTCGGTGAATTTAGGGCGGCAAACTATCCCGTTATTGCCTCAACCCCAAACCGTCAAACTGCCGGAAAATTCTGCTGTTTTAACTGCCACTAATCAGCCGCTTACTGTATCAACATTAGGAAAATATCAGGGATGTGCTAAAGTGTCAGAAACCGGCAATTTAGGCTATCCTCTCTTTAAAGTTAATCTCAATAATCAGACCATTAGTCAGCCAGGAAAAGGGCAAATTATCATTCTTGCTCCTAATCAATTTGAAGTGATAGAAGTTACCGCTAATTCAGGAGTCACTCGCACCGGACCGGGAACCAATTATTCCCGTTTAACCCCTTTACCGAAAGGAACTAGGGCAACTGTCACTGGTAAGCAAGGAGACTGGTTACGTTTAGATTATGGGGCATGGATTTTAAAAGCTGAAACACAAGTTTTATCAAATGCTGTTCCTCCCCAGTCGATGATTCGCAGTATTAATTCGCGGACTTTTTCAGGCGCTACAGAAATAGTTTTTCCCTTACAGACTCCTATTCCCATTTCAGTTAAACAAGAAGATGATAAATTTATTTTAACGCTTTATCATACAACGGCTCAAACCGATACAATTTTTATTGATAATGACCCGCTCATTAAACGGGTTGATTGGCAACAAGTGAGTCCGGATAAAATTGAATACACTTTTTTGTTAAAATCTCCTCAACAATGGGGCTATGATTTACGTTATGAAGGAACAAATTTAATTTTAACTTTACGACATCCCCCGAAATTATCTCGAGGGAGTTTAGAGGGAGTGACAATTCTGCTTGATGCCGGTCATGGAGGACAGGAAAGCGGCGCTACTGGCCCTACAGGATACCAGGAAAAAGAAGTTAATTTAAGGGTTACTAAACTCTTAGAACAGCAATTAAAGCAACGAGGAGCGAAGGTTTATCTAACTCGAGAAACTGATCAAGATGTCTCTCTAAATGAGCGAGTTGCCCAGATTAATCAACTTAAACCGACGCTATCTATTTCTATTCATTATAATGCTTTACCCGATGAAGGAGATGCTGTCAATACTGCGGGAGTTGGGGTATTTTGGTATCATCCCCAAGCTCATGATTTATCAGTTTTTCTGCATGACTATTTGGTCAATCAATTACATCGTCCTTCTTATGGGGTTTTTTGGAATAATTTGGCTTTGACTCGTCCTTCTGCTGCGCCCTCTATTTTATTAGAATTAGGCTTTTTAATTAATCCTAATGAGTTTGAATGGATTAGCAATGCTCAAGAACAAGAAAAATTAGCTAAAACTTTAGCTGAAGGGATTGCGGCGTGGTTACAACATTGACACTCCCCAGCCTAAAGGCGTGGGGATTCTTGGTTCACTTTTATATGCTTGCTCTGACAGGATTACTCCAACCAAAGTAGAGGTATCTTCTCCCCCATTAGCCGTAGCTAACGTTGAAAGAATTTCACTTTCAAAAGCTTTAGATCCGGTATGCCCTACCGTACTTAATCCCTTCTGTAGAATATTGCGCGCGGCGTTAATGTCTCTGTCTTCAACGTAATTGCAATGCGGACAAATATGGGTTCTAGTTGATAAAGACTTTTGCACTTTTTCTCCACAGTTAGAACAGTTTTGAGAGGTATTATGGGGAGGAACGGCAACTGTTACCTTTCCATACTTCATCCCAAAATATTCCAACCAACGCCTAAATAATGACCATCCTACATCTGATATCGAAAGGGCTAGATGCCGATTTTTAACCATGCCTTTCACATTTAAATCTTCATAGGCTATCAGGTCGTTAGACTGAATTAAACGGAGTGCCCTTTTCTTGACAAACTCTTCTCGTTGCCTACTTACCCTTAGATGTTTACGGGCATATCGGTTTCTAGCTTTGTGATAGTTTCGGGATTGTTTTTGTCTCTTGCGGAACTTTTTAGATTTCTTTCTATTAGCCCTATTAAGTTGACGTTCTGCCTTCCTATAAAACTGAGGAATAGGTTCAATATTTCCTCGGCTATCTGCATAGAAATACTTGAGTCCTACATCTACACCTACAGCTTTTTGAGAAGGGGTTAAGGGATTAACTGTATCTCTTGGATCTAATTGAAGAGAAAACTGCACATAATACCCATCGGCTCTCCTAATAATCCTCACTCGTTTTATTTGTTCAATTTGATAGTAGTTTAAGTCTCTAGTTCCTATCAGCTTTAACTTTCCGATGTTTTTTTTATCAGTAAAAGTAATATGTTTTCTGTTTTCTGATAGTTTCCAGCCTGAGACTTTATACTCTACCGAACGAGTATTTTTCTTGAACTTAGGATAGCTTTTCTTGCCCGGTATTTTCTTTTTGCAGTTATCAAAAAACTTGTTGATAGCTCTAAGGACTCTTTCAACTGCTGTCTGGCAAGCATGAGAGTTTAAATCATCAACAAATTTGTACTCTTTCCTCAGTCTTGTGTTGTATCTAAAGAGTTCGGCTTTACCCACACCTCTATTATCCATCCAATAGCGAAGCACTTTATTCCTGACAAACTGAGATGTCTTGATGGCTTCATCAATTGACTGGATTTGTTGAGTTCTTGGCTTAACCTTACACTCTAGGACAAACACGATTTGATACTAAGTAGAATGATGTCAATATTATAGCACAGGTTGTTTGAAAAGCCGCCGTTCTACGGCGGGGCTTGTACCCAGAATTTTCGGTCAACCAACTAAAAATCATGGATTAATCAAAATAGCTTTAGGTTGCTTGGCATCCAATAAAGAAGCACTTAGGAGAATAACAGGACTAGCTGTGGAATTTTCTCCAAAATGTACCATTCCTGCCGGTTCAACTAGGGAATCTCCTACATTGAGTTGGGTAGTTTGTCCGGCGCTCAGAATTTCTTGGGTTCCGTTGGCTCTTTTAAGGGTTGCTGACCCTTTAACAACCGTATAAGTGAGTATGCCAAACTCTACTCGTTCAATCTGCATCCCTGGATGAATATGAACGGGCAGTTTCGCGCCTTTAGCAATGGTGTAGCGTACTAACTCTAAAATTTGCCCCTCGGCATTACCTGGAAAGCCGCTAACCAAGACTTCACGAGTGACTGATTGGGTGTAAGCATTATTAGGGGATGTTTCCTGGCTTAAAGCCACTGCGCTACTAACACTTAAAAT is from Gloeothece verrucosa PCC 7822 and encodes:
- a CDS encoding chemotaxis protein CheB, producing the protein MLARIIVIGASAGGVEALRELVSHLPSDLPAAVFVVLHISPNNGSVLPSILSRAGSLKAIHPQPGEVIAPGRIYVAPPNHHLIVKSGIIELSNGPKENNHRPAIDVLFRTAARAYDSLVIGVVLSGLLDDGTAGLLAIKQRGGIAIVQDPHEALYSAMPRSAIENVEVDYILPVSEIAATLKQLVNEPVERRQETPLSSDLEMESDMAELEPAAMQNDERPGTPSAFACPDCGGVLWELNDSNLIRFRCRTGHAFSVESLLAQQSEALEEALWTALRALEETAALRERMFQRASQSGHRGIAEIYKEQAHTAKQQALIIRQALLNGLNGKDQSAEA
- a CDS encoding N-acetylmannosamine-6-phosphate 2-epimerase; amino-acid sequence: MKLEAIKSSLIVSCQAPSDSPLHDEKIIAAMAVACVQRGAAGVRIDTPAHVREVRHNLSKVPIIGLWKRQFTGYEVYITPRFEDALSIAQAGADIIAIDATTRTRPYGETLKELVKRIKGELGLLVMGDVDSLENAVVAADAGVDLVGTTLYGYTQETKHLSPPGFSLLKEIVEKLDIPAICEGGINTPDQAKMALELGAYAVVVGAAITGIDLKVQAFQTALEKFVS
- a CDS encoding inorganic diphosphatase — translated: MDLSLIPAQPKPGILNVLIEIPAGSKNKYEFDKDLNAFALDRVLYASVQYPFDYGFIPNTLADDGDPLDGMVIMDQPTFPGCVIAARPIGMLEMIDGGDRDEKLLCVPVKDPRYAEVKSLKDIAPHRLNEIAEFFKTYKNLEKKVTEILGWQDVEAVSALVEKCIKAGQK
- a CDS encoding ABC transporter ATP-binding protein, with the protein product MTINPYIPTSDHLPSQDNPIAYQPIIIRLEDISKVYGKGETAVNALGGVNLTVVQGEYCAIMGASGSGKSTAMNIIGCLDRPTSGRYYLDNLDVSRLPDATLAIIRNRKIGFVFQQFHLLPQMNALENVMLPMVYAGVPPSVRRDRAVAALTRVGLENRMYNKPNQLSGGQQQRVAIARAIVNQPILILADEPTGALDSRTTAEVMDIFAELNANGITVVIVTHEADVASHSQRIIWFRDGKILHSNIAPNDLHQVIRD
- a CDS encoding ATP-binding response regulator, whose protein sequence is MDSSQVFVFRRKVSQQTLSALCRLLEQISAHIGQEAILLTQETLFPEQQRGKNPWGTECLQLLIAPQMSILLLGNFSVPDSLYQISLTWDSQTIQDLLTQLTPSVTLPQELEQYLTQSQLSPVVGAIKEFNLFFSNLLEIFWSEGNETPQMKCIHASVCQPIEEALRQQVEQERLLNQVITQIRHSLELPVVLETAVTEVRNFLQVDRLLIYQFSSHPSETETKQTFPNGWGKITYEARASQLVPSLLNMIPEDDCFSYLPQYQDKYRRGTVVAVENVETQYSSSFCLTEFLRHNQVLSLLIAPIIVEDQLWGLIIAHQCFKKRQWLETEKEFLGHIGEHLAIAIQQALLYKQVQEQKQFFEKRVFECTEELRSSIAVAQSAHLSKSEFLSNISHELLTPLTCVIGLAGTLLHWSGEQSSLSPEKQRKYIESIQKNGKKLMDLINDILDYSSITSGDYQLNIHEFSLYSVVNSVLRDFASEAQKKSIDLILDFQVQKEENDFYADRERIKQILSHLISNAIKFTPDQGKVTLRIWREKSQVFFQVEDTGIGISQEQLPLLFEKFQQLEKARQRTHGGTGLGLALTKQLVELHRGTIEVESTPEQGSLFTVRIPNNINLKNKKLLTNETNNVNKSAQNKTIILISKDEEAATLICELLTVKNYQVIWLLDSYPSIRQIEILQPLIVIIDQEIIQSQEIGKALKHYPKTSFVKVLVLRTSLQNISWKSLVKNGIDDYLIKPIEPTILLRKISFLGSLAIHKDKA
- a CDS encoding ABC1 kinase family protein, whose product is MSRHQKVFLDPGRTPKELKSYDPEAIARYYRSRPWLFIWRTISIIWFFGIFLFHLKWDQWTGQVERNKYKRASEIRTTLTRLGPTFIKVGQALSTRPDLIRKDFLEELIKLQDQLPPFDNDIAFAIIKQDLGRTVAETYREISPNPIAAASLGQVYRAILPSGEEVAVKVQRPNLRPVLTLDLHLLRCAAKWFGRWLPLNLGHDLTLIIDEFGIKLFEEIDYVNEGRNAEKFAANFANDPEVKVPKIYWRYSGNRVLTLEWIEGYKLTDTDKIKAAGIDPNEIIKIGVTSGLKQLLEHGFFHADPHPGNLFATLDGRMAFIDFGMMDQLEEETKETIASSVVQLINRDYQALAEDFVKLGFLTADTDIRPIIPALERVLGNAIGQSVGDFNFKTITDDFSELMYEYPFRVPAKFALIIRSLITQEGLALSLDPNFKIVQVGYPYVARRLLTGESPQLRRRLLDVLFKNGKFQWQRLENMIQIARSDGNFDILPTARLGITYLLSDEGRYLRNQLLLAVTEDDRVHTEEVQRIWALVQDDLQPQKLFNVALNAIREFSTTGVAAIIPREF